The DNA segment TTTCGTAACAGAGAATCAGGACAAGCCATTTTTTCTCTACCTGCCACACTCGATGCCGCACATTCCTTTGTATGTGCCTGAGGACGTTTACGATCCCGATCCGCAGAATGCTTACAAATGTGTGATTGAGCACATCGATGCGGAGGTCGGCCGGTTAGCGGATACGGTTCGCGAGTTGGGATTAGATAAAAACACCTACATCATCTACACCAGCGACAACGGACCTTGGTTGCAATTCAAAAATCATGGTGGCAGCGCCGATCCCCTACGGGCGGGAAAGGGGACCACTTTCGAAGGCGGACAACGCGTCCCCTGTGTCGTATGGGGACCGGGAAGAATTCCTGCAGGAACGCAGTGTGATGCAATGACCTCTACCATGGATTTGCTGCCAACGATCGCTAGTTTGTCAGGAGCCCCCCTTCCCGATATCCCGACGATTGATGGATACGACATCACCGGGACCTTTAAGACAAATGAATCGCCTCGAAACGAGCTGTTGTTTTATTCGTCCGTTGGTGCCTTGCAAGGCATTCGACTGGGAGACTGGAAGTACCTTGAAGTGGTTTCTAGACCGAATGCCAGGAAGTCAAAAACGGGAAAGCCTTCGGTCGGGATCTATCTGTTTCAACTAAGCGATGACATTGGCGAGCAAAACAACCTGATCGACCAACATCCAGAAATCGCTGCGAAATTGAAAGCTCGAATGCAAGAAGCCGATGCCGAAATCACCGCGAACGCACGTCCCGTGTGGCGTAAGTAGCGGATGCTTCAATCGCAAGAACTGCGAGATCTAACCTGGGTGGTTGAAAGTCCGTTCCTGTTAAATCCGCACCCTGACTTGCCGAAGTTTGATTGGCGATCGGTATCCTTATCACAGTTGACAGCGTTCTGTCAGGAGAAACCGTCGCGAAGAGTCGGGCGGTATTTCGAAGGCTTAGTGCTGTACTGGTTGCAGCATGTTCGCAAAATCCAGGTGGTTGCGGAATCGCTCCAGGTTCGGTCTGGGAAACGGACGCTCGGCGAAATTGATTTTCTCTTTCGCGACGAGTCAAGCAAACTGACGCACTGGGAGGTGGCTGTCAAATTCTATTTGTTCCATCCGAACCGGACGTTTGCCGGCAGCCACTACATCGGTCCCAATGCCGGCGATACGTTTGAACGTAAACGAGAGCGGATGTTTCGGCATCAGCTGCCTCTTAGCGAAACCCATTTTCCTGATGTTCAGCAGCGGAACGCATTCGTAAAGGGACGCATTTTTTACCATCCAGACGATGGTTCCCAGCCACAGTTGCCGGAAGGCCTCGCTCCCGATCATCTTCGAGGGAACTGGATCCATGCGTTCGAACTGGTCGGCTGGATCCGCAAACAGGATGGGAGACACGCTATCCTGAATAAACCGTATTGGTTGTCCCCTGCTGAATTCGATCAGGACGGAGATTGCGGGCTGTCCGATCACGAAACGATCGAACGCTTGACCAGACATTTTCAGGAGGCTGCTCATCCGGTGCTGGTCAGCCATTTATGCGAATCCGATGGATTGTGGCAAGAAACATCGCGGACCTTTGTTGTGCCTGATCACTGGCCGGGGACAGGGTGATTGTCCTGCATAGGGCTCCGCTGACGTTCGACTTTAATTTTGAAATGAATCCATTGAATGGGGGAAACGATGTCTAGGATCTTCGCCTTGCTGTTGGGGACGTGCTGGTTGGCCGGATCGGTGCTTGCCGATCAAACCCAACCCGCCCAGCCGTCCAAGCCGAATGTGTTGTGGATCTATGTCGATGATATGAGCGACTGGATGGGATGTTATGGCGATTCACTCGCTTTGACGCCTAACATTGATTCGCTTGCCGAGGGAGGCGTCCTGTTTGAGCGAGCCTACATGCCCGCTCCGGTGTGCTCGACCACAAGATCGGCCTTGATCACCGGAACCATGCAGACAAGTTACGGCTTGCATCAGCATCGCACGATGATCAAAGAGGAATTGGCCGAAGGACTACTGACAGTTCCCGAGCTCTTTCGCCGTGCCGGTTACTTGACCTTCAACGAAGCGAAGGATGATTACAATTTCAAACGTGAGCGGTCGCTGATGTATTCCCCAGAATTTGAGCGGCCAAAAATAAATAGCCATCTGGTAGGGCGGGATCTGTCGTGGCTAAAACAACTTCAAGGCAAATCGTTCTTCGGACAGATCCAACTGAAGGGAGGCAAGTTTGGAGGCGAAACCGGAGCGAAGTTCCCCGCCGACAGTTTGGTGGCCGACGATGCGGTGTCCGTGCCACCACAGTATCCGGACCATCCCGTTTTCCGAAACGCGATCGCAAGACACTACGCTCAGATCGCCGAAACAGATGCTCAGGTAGGTGCCATCATTACCGCCCTGAAGGAATACGGGCTCTGGGAGAATACGTACGTCTTCTTCTTTACCGACCATGGAAGTCCGTTGCCGCGTGCGAAGCAGTTCTTATATGAGGAAGGGACCAAAGTTCCACTTATCGTGCATGGGACCGAATCCGATTCACTGGTGTCCGGGGGGGCATCCCGCCGGAGTGATTTGGTTAGTGGGATCGATATCACAATGACTTCGCTTGCCCTTGCCGACATTGCCATTCCGGACTTTATGGAGGGGAAGGATCTTTTTGCGGACGATTATCAGCCGCGTACCTATCTGATTTCTGCGAGAGACCGGATGGGGAACGCGATCGATCGCATTCGCTCCGTCAGCAGTCAGCATTTTCGATACATCCGAAACTACAAAACCGACCGAGCCCTCTTTCAACCGCAATACCGTGATGGATACGCGACCTTCGAAACGTTTCAGAAAATGCGCCGAAGAAATTTGCTCAGCCCGGTACAGGCATCGTATTTCGATTCTGAAAATCGTCCGGCGGAAGAGTTCTATGACCTTCGCGACGACCCTCACCAAGTCGTCAACTTGGCCGAAGATCCAAAGTACGAAACGGCGATTGCGGATCATCGCCGTTTCCTCCACGAGTGGGAGGAAGCGACCGATGACAAGGGACGCTATCCGGAAAGCAAAGAGTCACTGAAAGAGGTTTTTGAACATGCCGCGGGAAAGTGTGTGGCTCCGGAATTTGATTTTTTGCGTACCCAATAGCCAGTGCAGTCGCCGTTGGAAAGTTGAGTGACGCTTGCAACCGGCAAGGCAGGCATCGCCGGCGCTGTTTGGTTTCACGTTATTCGGCGGCGGCCAGTGACCGGTTAATCCATGCCCACACTTCAGATCGCGCCGAACTGGGAGGAAGCAGCCAACGGTCCGTGTGTGCTGATTTGGCTATCGAATTGGGAAACGCCCCCAAAATCTCGTTTGCGTTGATCTGCATAAATGACACGTTGTCGGGGGCGCCAATCGTTTGCTTGACAAACGAACGCGTAGCACGGATATCGCCGTTCTGAATGACAAGCAGCGGTCGATTTCCGATTCTTTTCAGCCGGGAGGCCGCCCGATGTTGGTATTCGGAAAGCGGTTGGCCCCACTCGGTTCCGCCCCACGACCGGACTCCGTCAAAATGATCATGCGTGACCATGATTGTCCAGAGTTTGGCGATTTCAGCATCATGGAGCCCGATGTAACTGACTCCGATAGCGCCTCGGGAAAAGCCACACAGGATCACCGCATTTGGGTCAGCGTTGTAGGTTTGGATGATCCGTGGCACGTTTAACTTGGCATACTCGACCGTCGCCAATTCGTCGCCCCACCAGGTCACTTCATTCTTCTGGTGATCAGCAGAAACGTAGGGAAGGGAAACCCAGATACATTTCCCGGCGGTCAATCCGTATCCCAGGGCTGCGTCCTCCGTTTGCCCTGTCGACCCGGACTGAGGGAACCGGTTGCCGGTGTATTCAAAGATGATCGGATACTGCTTCCCTGTTGGAGTCCAACCGGGAGGAAGGTAGATCGTATGGAAGACAGACGTCGACGCGAATTCAGGAGCCTTCACGACGACCCGTTTGCCAGCTGCTGGATCGCCTGAAGAGATGCCTGGGATCTCAAGCACCTGTTGCGAATCGACGTCCAGCGGTTGGTGGTCGCTTGCTTGTATGCCAAGTGCGGCATAGACGGCGATCGTTAGCACAAGAAGTCTTTTGTGCATGGTCAGGTCATCCCAAGATTCAGAGGTTTCAAGCGTAGACTTGAATTCTAATCTCGCAGAGACCCGACCAGCAAATTTGACGTCGACGCCGCCGGTCGATCACGACCGGCTGGTCGCTATTGTTGGCTAAAGGTCTGTCCGCGGAGGCTGTCGTCGCCACTCTCGTCGACGATGGCATCCAACGCGCCACTAAGCACATAGCCGTCCAGACGCGTGCGTGCTTGTGCCAGCCGGGTCTGGGACTTCAGGTACTGCAGGTTCGTATCGTAGTAGGTGCGGCGAGCGACCAGGACTTGGACGAAGCTGGTCTCCCCGGCGCGGTAGGCTGTTTCAGCCAGCTTAAGTCCTTCGGCCGCGTTGGGAAGGATTTCGTTGTTGTACATCGCGACCGCTGCGAGGGCGGAATCGTATTGCTGCGAAACGATTGCAATCCGTGCCTGAATGGAGTTTTCGATTCGTTGGACTTCGCGGCACGCTCGCATCAATTCGCCTCGAGCCGCTGAAAGATTGCCCTGGTTGCGGTTGAATACAGGGATCGGGGCTCCGACTTGAACATTGATAAATCCGGAATCGGTACCGTTATCGTGACCACCTGCAAGATTGAAATCGAAGTTCGGAATGGCTTGGATTTCCTGCCGGTCGATATTCGCTCGAGCTTGGCTGACCTTTGCTTGGGCCGCCTGGTACTCAGGGCTGGAGTAGACCGTTGTGGCGGTCAGTTCCGTCCAGTCCATGGCAACGTCGGTTTGTGGCAAAGTACCGATCAGGGGTGTGGGGCTAAGGTGAGGGCTACCCGCCAGGGCCGCTAGTTCTCTCCAAGCCGCAGAGTACGCGATTTCAGCTTGTTGCAGCACCAGATCGATTTCGTTCTTTTGAACCTTGGCCTGCACGATATCCAGTTGCGATCCTTCCAGTGCCTCCTTCCGCAGTTCCGAAAGTTCCAGACCCTTGTTGGCAACCTTTTGGAAGTCCTGAACCAATCTCATTCTCTCTTGAGCCGCCAATGCGTCGTAAAACTTAACGCGAACATCGGTGGCAACGCGATACTTCTGAGCTTCCAAATGCAAAAGCTGTGTACGCAGGGCCCGGTCGAGGACACGTCGATTCAGTTCAAGTTTGTCGGCGGTGATGATGGTCTGGGAAATGAAGACGGAGTGTTGATCGGTTCCCTCATCATCCAGTTGCGAACCGCTATATCCAATGGTTGGGTTAGCACGTAAACCAACCTGCGTTCGAAAGCCAGCCGCTTTGCGAGTCGTAGCGACCAAGGCACCGATGGTAGGGTTGTTGGTCAAAGCGAGGGATTCAAAGGCCTCAAGCGTCATCCCACTTGTTGGCTGAGCAGCCGGTTCGGAGTCGGCAGGGAACGGTGGGTCAGCAATCGTGAAGGGAACAAGCGCGGTCAGGTTGGACGCTTCGAAACCGCTGGCTTGAGCTACCGCGTTGGCTGTCTCCGAATCACCTGCCGAGGGTTCGCTCGCATCATGCGCGGTTTGCTGGATCGCTGTCGCTGCAAGGTCCTTTTGGGGAGCCGGTGGTGCGAACTGCGGCGGTATGTCGGCCGTCGTTTCGACCGCGGATTCGGTTCGGTCGAACTGGAATCGCTCGGCGATGGGGCGCATGGTGGAACAACCGATAAAGCTGGTTGTCGACGTGCACAGGATGATCTGAAATAGTCTTTGCCGTCCGATGTTCATATGGTTCACTTAGAGGTAGAGGATCTGTCCAAAGCGGAGTTCGAATCTTTTCGCCCTCTGGCTTGCTAGATCCTCAAGTGGAAACGGACCTGACGACTTCGAGAGGCAGCGCAATTGGACGGTTCGTGTGGCGTGTGTAGCGAACGACGAACGATTGGCTCGGGATACGATGCACAATCGCATGCTGCAGGAGGCTGTGTCCTGCGTTTGAGTTCGTCCCGTTCCACCACCGCGTTCGTGGCTGTCGACCGGCCGTCACAAAGCGGACACTGAGGCTTGTGTGGGGAGCGATCGCGGACGGAACAATGATCCGCGCCGGCCGCACCACCAGCAGCGTTGCATCCGGACGATCGATGGGCCGCGCAGTCGCATCCAGACATCTTGAACTGGTTGTTCAGGTGCGAGTGCGGACATCCATGACAAGAAATGGGAACATCGGCTAAGACCGATGCGATGGCCACGGCTAGGAGGGTCAATAAATGGATTGGTTTTCGCATCTTTGTTCGCCTCCACGTTTATTCGATAGCTGTTAGACCGTCTGGTAGCGGTTGTCCTAGTTGTTCTTCGGAGAAGGATGGTGTTGATCGATTGTTTTAAATGCATTTTGATTAAAGGGAGGATGCTCGGATGCCGCAGGACCAACACAATCGTTAAACTTCGCTCTTTGAGAATCAGAACAAGACGCGGGGATTCGTCCGATCTTGATGATCTAATTTCTATATGCTGGCGTTTTTAGAAAGGTATTCTGCCGATGAGTGAGCGAATTTCGGTTCTTCTGATGATTGGATCGCTGGCTGGTGGAGGCAGTGAGCGTCAGATGATCGGGATTGCGAAAATGCTTGATCGAACCAAATTTCGCCCTGTCCTGTTTTTGATCTACGCCTCAGGAGAACTGCTGAAAGAAGTGCCTGCGGACGTGCCGGTTTATGCCTACTGGCAGGACCAAAAGCCGTTTCGGTTCAACTATCCTGGCCGAATCCTGCGCGATCAGAAACGCTATTTAGAAAAGGTGCTTCGCAAGGAATCGATTGATGTCCTCTATTCCAGGACCTATCCAATGGCCTTGGTAGCCGGTCCTGTCACAAAGCGTTTGGGAGTTCCGCATTTACCGACGATCGTGGTCGACCCCGCGTCGATGCTTCGCGATTCGAAAGAACGCTGGATGCGGCTGAAGCTTTTGTTGCTAAAGCGGGCCTACCACGACAGCGAACTAGTCCTTACGGTTTCCGAAGGAGTTCGCGAAGCGGCGATCGCGTTTTA comes from the Roseimaritima multifibrata genome and includes:
- a CDS encoding sulfatase family protein, with product MSRIFALLLGTCWLAGSVLADQTQPAQPSKPNVLWIYVDDMSDWMGCYGDSLALTPNIDSLAEGGVLFERAYMPAPVCSTTRSALITGTMQTSYGLHQHRTMIKEELAEGLLTVPELFRRAGYLTFNEAKDDYNFKRERSLMYSPEFERPKINSHLVGRDLSWLKQLQGKSFFGQIQLKGGKFGGETGAKFPADSLVADDAVSVPPQYPDHPVFRNAIARHYAQIAETDAQVGAIITALKEYGLWENTYVFFFTDHGSPLPRAKQFLYEEGTKVPLIVHGTESDSLVSGGASRRSDLVSGIDITMTSLALADIAIPDFMEGKDLFADDYQPRTYLISARDRMGNAIDRIRSVSSQHFRYIRNYKTDRALFQPQYRDGYATFETFQKMRRRNLLSPVQASYFDSENRPAEEFYDLRDDPHQVVNLAEDPKYETAIADHRRFLHEWEEATDDKGRYPESKESLKEVFEHAAGKCVAPEFDFLRTQ
- a CDS encoding TolC family protein: MNIGRQRLFQIILCTSTTSFIGCSTMRPIAERFQFDRTESAVETTADIPPQFAPPAPQKDLAATAIQQTAHDASEPSAGDSETANAVAQASGFEASNLTALVPFTIADPPFPADSEPAAQPTSGMTLEAFESLALTNNPTIGALVATTRKAAGFRTQVGLRANPTIGYSGSQLDDEGTDQHSVFISQTIITADKLELNRRVLDRALRTQLLHLEAQKYRVATDVRVKFYDALAAQERMRLVQDFQKVANKGLELSELRKEALEGSQLDIVQAKVQKNEIDLVLQQAEIAYSAAWRELAALAGSPHLSPTPLIGTLPQTDVAMDWTELTATTVYSSPEYQAAQAKVSQARANIDRQEIQAIPNFDFNLAGGHDNGTDSGFINVQVGAPIPVFNRNQGNLSAARGELMRACREVQRIENSIQARIAIVSQQYDSALAAVAMYNNEILPNAAEGLKLAETAYRAGETSFVQVLVARRTYYDTNLQYLKSQTRLAQARTRLDGYVLSGALDAIVDESGDDSLRGQTFSQQ
- a CDS encoding sulfatase family protein, whose protein sequence is MSRRAFSSSPLPANDLLPEGSIVLRRPSKVLFALALCFSGFAQTFFGAELLADSQSSPNFIVIFTDDQGYNDLGCFGSKTIKTPHIDRLAAEGRKYTSFYTACSVCSPSRAALLTGSYPKRVGMHKHVLFPKSDYGLNPSEYTIADHLKSQGYATACVGKWHLGHHPEILPRANGFDSYYGIPYSNDMNHPDNARKSKIASDRLWESQGTSITYWNTPLFENEEIVELPVDQRTITRRYTDKAIDFVTENQDKPFFLYLPHSMPHIPLYVPEDVYDPDPQNAYKCVIEHIDAEVGRLADTVRELGLDKNTYIIYTSDNGPWLQFKNHGGSADPLRAGKGTTFEGGQRVPCVVWGPGRIPAGTQCDAMTSTMDLLPTIASLSGAPLPDIPTIDGYDITGTFKTNESPRNELLFYSSVGALQGIRLGDWKYLEVVSRPNARKSKTGKPSVGIYLFQLSDDIGEQNNLIDQHPEIAAKLKARMQEADAEITANARPVWRK
- a CDS encoding DUF1853 family protein; translation: MLQSQELRDLTWVVESPFLLNPHPDLPKFDWRSVSLSQLTAFCQEKPSRRVGRYFEGLVLYWLQHVRKIQVVAESLQVRSGKRTLGEIDFLFRDESSKLTHWEVAVKFYLFHPNRTFAGSHYIGPNAGDTFERKRERMFRHQLPLSETHFPDVQQRNAFVKGRIFYHPDDGSQPQLPEGLAPDHLRGNWIHAFELVGWIRKQDGRHAILNKPYWLSPAEFDQDGDCGLSDHETIERLTRHFQEAAHPVLVSHLCESDGLWQETSRTFVVPDHWPGTG